The Candidatus Accumulibacter similis genome has a segment encoding these proteins:
- a CDS encoding helix-turn-helix domain-containing protein, translating to MIESEHFAGATDDPARVSAAAAALLPARLRSLIGRESVAAFGRRCGLSESVLRTYLKDGRMPPLDKAAAIAAAAGVSLDWLAGGAPAAGETRAAYATRSAAVAGGGTAIDAPVLASILQAVLEAQGAQASPQQLAELAVDLYQRAIGPDPDAGPAGGD from the coding sequence ATGATTGAAAGTGAGCACTTCGCGGGCGCGACGGACGACCCGGCCCGTGTTTCGGCAGCCGCAGCCGCTTTGCTGCCGGCACGCCTGCGGTCGCTGATCGGCAGGGAATCGGTGGCGGCTTTCGGCCGCCGCTGCGGCCTTTCCGAATCGGTCCTGCGCACCTACCTCAAGGATGGCCGCATGCCGCCGCTGGACAAGGCGGCGGCGATCGCTGCCGCGGCCGGCGTCAGCCTCGACTGGCTGGCCGGTGGCGCGCCGGCGGCCGGCGAGACGCGCGCCGCCTACGCCACGCGCAGCGCCGCGGTGGCGGGCGGTGGCACGGCGATCGACGCGCCGGTGCTGGCCAGCATCCTGCAGGCGGTGCTCGAGGCGCAGGGCGCGCAGGCCAGTCCGCAACAGCTCGCGGAGTTGGCGGTCGATCTTTATCAGCGGGCAATCGGGCCCGATCCGGACGCCGGGCCGGCCGGCGGCGACTAG
- a CDS encoding oxidoreductase → MFRGILINKDEAGYQARLQEIDDAVLPAGDVTVRVAWSTLNYKDGLAITGKAPVVRRFPMVPGIDLAGSVTESADPRWQVGDQVLLNGWGVGETHCGGLAEKARLRGEWLLPLPPEFTPRQAMAIGTAGYTAMLCVLALEKHGLQPGDGEILVTGANGGVGSVAIALLAGLGHQVVASTGRLGDADHLRALGATAVIDRAELSAPGKPIGRERWAGVVDTVGSHTLANACATTRYRGAVAACGLAGGMDFPATVAPFILRGVTLYGIDSVMAPLPVRAEAWQRLARDLDPGRLEAMTSEIGLGEAVAVAGDLLAGKVRGRVVVDVNR, encoded by the coding sequence ATGTTCAGGGGAATCCTCATCAACAAGGACGAGGCGGGCTACCAGGCGCGCCTGCAGGAGATCGACGATGCCGTCCTGCCGGCCGGCGATGTCACGGTGCGCGTCGCCTGGTCGACGCTCAATTACAAGGATGGCCTGGCGATCACCGGCAAGGCGCCGGTCGTCCGCCGCTTTCCGATGGTGCCGGGGATCGATCTCGCCGGCAGCGTCACCGAGAGTGCGGATCCGCGCTGGCAGGTCGGCGACCAGGTGCTGCTGAACGGCTGGGGCGTCGGCGAGACGCATTGCGGCGGCCTGGCGGAGAAGGCGCGCCTGCGCGGCGAGTGGCTGCTGCCGCTGCCGCCGGAGTTCACGCCGCGGCAGGCGATGGCGATCGGCACCGCCGGCTACACGGCGATGCTCTGCGTGCTGGCGCTCGAGAAGCACGGGCTGCAGCCGGGCGACGGCGAGATCCTGGTGACCGGCGCCAACGGCGGCGTCGGCAGCGTGGCGATCGCGCTGCTCGCCGGACTCGGTCACCAGGTGGTCGCCTCGACCGGTCGCCTCGGCGACGCCGACCACCTGCGGGCGCTCGGCGCGACGGCGGTGATCGATCGCGCCGAGCTGTCGGCGCCCGGCAAGCCGATCGGCAGGGAACGCTGGGCCGGGGTGGTCGATACCGTCGGCAGCCACACGCTCGCCAACGCCTGCGCGACGACGCGCTATCGCGGTGCGGTCGCTGCCTGCGGCCTCGCCGGCGGGATGGATTTTCCGGCGACGGTGGCGCCGTTCATCCTGCGCGGCGTGACGCTCTACGGCATCGACAGCGTCATGGCGCCGTTGCCGGTGCGGGCGGAAGCCTGGCAGCGCCTGGCACGTGACCTCGATCCCGGCCGGCTGGAAGCGATGACCAGCGAGATCGGCCTCGGCGAGGCGGTGGCGGTGGCCGGAGACCTGCTGGCGGGCAAGGTGCGCGGGCGGGTGGTGGTCGATGTGAATCGCTAG
- a CDS encoding UPF0175 family protein, with protein sequence MSMMIGTVWSTIHSFLLKRKASHGADAAGGGKPATPRHSSSGVRAALATALFRDGNLSLGRAARLAEMSLPAFPQHLSRLGIPAIGGSAEEANRDMETLAAGLGPSSPTPAR encoded by the coding sequence ATGAGCATGATGATCGGCACAGTGTGGTCCACCATTCATTCCTTCCTTCTGAAGCGCAAGGCGAGCCACGGTGCCGACGCGGCAGGCGGCGGCAAGCCTGCCACACCACGCCATTCCTCGAGCGGTGTGCGGGCTGCGCTGGCCACGGCTCTGTTCCGAGACGGCAATCTTTCGCTCGGCCGCGCCGCGCGGTTGGCGGAGATGAGCCTGCCGGCATTCCCGCAGCATCTTTCCCGCTTGGGGATCCCCGCCATCGGCGGGTCGGCCGAGGAAGCCAACCGCGACATGGAAACCCTCGCCGCAGGGCTCGGCCCGTCCTCGCCGACGCCAGCCCGCTGA
- a CDS encoding cell wall hydrolase: MVDHTVPIIMLIVVLAVVALAFAASCRRGAGTEHAGWQRPGSSTRGTLAAAGALQVAAFAALACGLLAARAAVAGDLPACLRRAAEQAPRDVLLAVRPSDEELLARLVYAEARSTGFADDPRVARAIAWGAMNRVRLAEVSASARRRYGSGVAGVVFQPQQFNPAVSRRSPFAADFLCPQDAAAWRLAVEAAGMALRGHDNPLLDTAWERRHGLSLVVNFYYPRSAQARGPLAPWEGSPGLRFIGEPESADLPPAGRVRFYRLEQPPADLVPAARRSSPPPAGGR, from the coding sequence ATGGTGGACCACACTGTGCCGATCATCATGCTCATCGTCGTCCTGGCCGTCGTTGCCCTGGCGTTCGCGGCGAGTTGCCGACGCGGCGCCGGCACGGAGCACGCGGGCTGGCAACGGCCGGGCAGCTCGACACGAGGGACGCTGGCCGCTGCCGGAGCGCTGCAAGTCGCCGCCTTCGCGGCGCTGGCCTGCGGCTTGCTGGCGGCGCGCGCAGCCGTCGCTGGCGATCTGCCGGCGTGTCTGCGACGCGCGGCGGAGCAGGCGCCGCGGGACGTGCTTCTCGCCGTCCGGCCGAGCGACGAGGAACTGCTTGCCCGGCTGGTGTACGCCGAGGCGCGGTCGACCGGCTTCGCCGACGATCCGCGGGTGGCGCGCGCCATAGCCTGGGGCGCGATGAACCGGGTGCGTCTGGCCGAGGTGTCGGCAAGCGCGCGCCGGCGATACGGCAGCGGGGTCGCCGGGGTGGTCTTCCAGCCGCAGCAGTTCAACCCGGCGGTATCGCGACGTTCTCCCTTCGCCGCCGACTTCCTCTGTCCGCAGGACGCGGCGGCGTGGCGGCTCGCCGTCGAAGCCGCTGGCATGGCGCTGCGCGGACACGACAATCCACTGCTCGACACAGCGTGGGAGCGGCGCCACGGCCTTTCGCTGGTGGTCAATTTCTACTATCCGCGATCGGCACAGGCGCGCGGTCCGCTCGCCCCGTGGGAAGGAAGCCCCGGCCTGCGTTTCATTGGCGAGCCGGAGTCCGCCGATCTGCCGCCTGCCGGACGAGTCCGCTTCTATCGCCTCGAGCAGCCGCCGGCTGACCTCGTTCCCGCGGCGCGCCGTTCTTCGCCGCCGCCTGCCGGGGGGAGATGA
- a CDS encoding ATP-binding protein yields the protein MDSFPCPLGQVITNLATNALVHGFAQSEAGLLEIEVSQPRNGRLTMRVSDNGCGIAAEHLPRIFGPFFTTRLGQGGSGLGLHIVYSIATRVLGGRIEARSTPGTGTTFVLELPLQAPDAQPAAATWGAVPR from the coding sequence ATGGACAGCTTCCCCTGCCCCTTGGGCCAGGTCATCACCAACCTGGCAACCAACGCGCTCGTGCATGGCTTTGCACAGTCCGAAGCAGGCCTCCTCGAGATCGAGGTGAGCCAGCCCCGCAACGGACGCCTCACCATGCGGGTCAGCGACAACGGTTGCGGCATTGCCGCCGAACACCTGCCGCGCATCTTCGGTCCGTTCTTCACGACCCGCCTCGGCCAGGGCGGCAGCGGCCTCGGCCTGCACATCGTCTACAGCATCGCCACCCGGGTGCTCGGCGGCCGCATCGAGGCGCGCAGCACACCCGGCACGGGAACCACCTTCGTCCTCGAGCTGCCACTGCAGGCCCCAGACGCGCAGCCCGCCGCAGCCACCTGGGGCGCCGTGCCGCGTTGA
- a CDS encoding PAS domain S-box protein encodes MRENRRRRDAETALRNNEERLRLALVAGNLGFYDLDLGTGEALISAEYAGMLGYAAGELELYAANWLERVHPDDRDVAGRTLHECIAGTRTEYELEYRLQTRSGEWRWIQSVGRVVACDGQGRPLRLLGTHADISARKQSEEMLELTSLSVEHASDAIFWLDRDGGFVHANDQACRSLGYTREQLLRLHLWDVDPDTSEAGWRESAQGSELAGSLRNGTRHRRKDGSIFPVEASSRSIAFGGRVYGFAFVRDVSERRRAEEAVQQSEERLRQAIRVSGIGIFDHDHRADTIYWSPELRAMFGWGADEPRSIDSFIELIHPDDREAVLAAIQRTHGANGDGQYEAEYRIADPSGVVRWVLAMGQTSFAGEGGSRQPLRTVGATLEITARKQAEEALRRANEELDERVRLRTEELATSNAQLRETLDTLRRAQEELIRSEKLASLGSLVAGVAHEMGTPLGNSLMVATTLSDRTRKFSQLAEGASLSRTALRDYVAVAMQASTFSSATSCRRTT; translated from the coding sequence GTGCGCGAAAACCGCAGACGTCGCGACGCCGAAACGGCACTCCGGAACAACGAGGAGCGACTGCGCCTTGCCCTGGTCGCGGGGAACCTCGGCTTCTACGATCTCGACCTCGGCACCGGCGAGGCGCTGATCAGCGCCGAGTATGCCGGCATGCTCGGTTACGCAGCCGGCGAACTGGAATTGTATGCGGCGAACTGGCTCGAGCGCGTGCACCCGGACGACCGCGACGTCGCCGGGCGGACATTGCACGAGTGCATCGCCGGCACGCGCACCGAATATGAGCTGGAGTACCGGCTGCAGACCAGGTCGGGCGAATGGCGATGGATTCAATCGGTCGGCAGGGTGGTCGCCTGCGACGGGCAGGGGCGGCCGCTCAGGCTGCTCGGCACGCATGCCGACATCAGCGCCCGCAAGCAGTCGGAGGAGATGCTGGAGCTGACCAGCCTCTCGGTGGAGCACGCGTCGGACGCCATCTTCTGGCTGGACCGGGACGGCGGTTTCGTCCATGCCAACGACCAGGCGTGCCGCTCGCTCGGCTACACGCGCGAACAGCTGTTGCGGCTGCACCTCTGGGATGTCGATCCGGACACCAGCGAAGCCGGCTGGCGCGAATCGGCGCAAGGCTCCGAACTGGCCGGCTCGCTGCGCAACGGAACGCGCCACCGGCGCAAGGACGGCAGCATCTTCCCGGTCGAGGCATCGTCGCGATCCATCGCTTTCGGCGGCCGGGTCTACGGGTTCGCCTTCGTCCGCGACGTCTCCGAGCGCAGGCGCGCCGAAGAAGCGGTGCAACAGAGCGAGGAGCGCCTGCGGCAGGCGATCCGCGTCTCGGGGATCGGCATCTTCGACCACGATCACCGGGCCGACACGATCTACTGGTCGCCCGAGTTGCGCGCGATGTTCGGCTGGGGGGCCGACGAGCCCCGAAGCATCGATTCGTTCATCGAGCTCATTCATCCCGACGACCGCGAGGCGGTCCTGGCTGCCATCCAGCGGACCCACGGCGCGAACGGCGACGGTCAGTACGAGGCCGAATACCGCATCGCTGACCCCTCCGGCGTCGTCCGCTGGGTGCTGGCGATGGGGCAGACGTCCTTCGCCGGCGAGGGTGGCTCGCGTCAGCCACTGCGCACGGTCGGGGCCACACTCGAGATCACGGCCCGCAAGCAGGCCGAGGAGGCCCTTCGGCGCGCAAACGAGGAACTCGACGAGCGCGTCAGGCTGCGCACCGAAGAACTCGCCACCTCCAACGCGCAGTTGCGGGAAACGCTGGACACCTTGCGTCGCGCCCAGGAAGAGCTCATCCGCAGCGAGAAGCTGGCCTCGCTGGGTTCGCTGGTAGCCGGCGTGGCGCACGAGATGGGAACGCCGTTGGGCAACAGCCTGATGGTGGCCACCACCCTGTCCGACAGGACCCGCAAGTTCTCGCAACTGGCGGAGGGGGCGAGCCTGTCGCGCACGGCGCTGCGGGACTATGTCGCCGTGGCGATGCAGGCCAGCACCTTCTCGAGCGCAACCTCCTGCAGGCGAACGACCTGA
- a CDS encoding CHAT domain-containing protein, producing the protein MATATAQALVIASADGLRARVEGAAGAGADWTASNDKAARRLRGWAERHERLARSDDADSELLEIGREMAHWLDDSGWLSGWLRRPGARRLIVQSPAVEHDLGRLLHDAPWELLAGPDAGSGHLAGDPLRPLEVARRLGAPEDPQQPVHGDLCLLFMAAAPQGETVLDFEAEESSILDATRSLHQLLLTVEESGSLAGLQQRLGASEGVAPDIVHLSCHGGVDDGLPVVYLEDERGQRQPVPAAELAAALSASASAQLRLVVLSACGTAAQTSDGEGRRSTLVTDLICSGVDQVLGWDGSVADRDATQFAAGFYKALTARHDVVSAAAKARLRLHREHAQEPRCGRHWHMARVYLGPRGGQPLLAQGGQRRALRSAVGEEHFLDKARAAVPVATRSHFVGRRRAIQQVLGAFQDGRAVLVHGMGNLGKSSLAARIAHDRLPQLACVVVFGRYDALEVWDRLLDACTPAERPPFRDRWRSRIAADERELADALDDLLAGPLAAQPVLLIIDDLERVLEEPRPDQPSVRVQSERRPMLAAVLRAFGRQQRSKLLLTGRYTFSLPDSSGRDLAADLVLVPLRAMDESDRRKQQRALLRDLPARQVARLDPALLQRAGELADGNPGLQALLSQPVLAGEAQAAKQAFAIIEHYQQRGVPPTAIQNELASGHAADERNAVLAFFRRMAFDTYRNALSSQQLRALQAGCLFASGLPLPLPALQAAADAAGVRDPAAAVQRLLGLGLLDDHGQLADIAHAAVNPLARPLVDAIPDDDARHWAAAALPTLADAWIDGDTFRWPVAFAAEAWRLIELAGSPAPARLIDAATAVLTRHRHERGDRAQAILDQLVLPARQALAAQGHAPSRHFWSAVHDVAERAGDTGLRMASVAGLKNHATSPFERGSALLREAWAAQSSGDPDGADGCFAEAAALFRSAGADRDVAIARGGQADILQARGQLDEALRIRLEEELPVYEKLGDVRSKAVTQGQIADILQARGQLDEALRIRLEEELPVYEKLGDVRSKAVTQGKIADILQARGQLDEALRIRLEEELPVYEKLGDVRSKAVTQGQIADILQARGQLDEALRIRLEEQLPVYEKLGDVRSKAVTQGQIADILQARGQLDEALRIRLEEQLPVYEKLGDVRSKAVTQGQIADILQARGQLDEALRIRLEEQLPVYEKLGDVRSKAVTQGQIADILQARGQLDEALRIRLEEELPVYEKLGDVRSKAVTQGYIADILQARGQLDEALRIRLEEELPVYEKLGDVREKAVTQGQIADILQARGQLDEALRIRLEEQLPVYEKLGDVREKAVTQGQIADILQARGQLDEALRIRLEEQLPVYEKLGDVREKAVTQGQIADILQARGQLDEALRIRLEEQLPVYEKLGDVRSKAVTQGKIADILQARGQLDEALRIRLEEQLPVYEKLGDVREKAVTQGRIADILQARGQLDEALRIRLEEELPVYEKLGDVRGKAVTQGQIADILQARGQLDEALRIRLEEELPVYEKLGDVRGKSVAQFQIASLRLERNEQQTEEGFLAIFESLRQAYDIAAQMRIADGISAVGPLYAQFLAAARAFTPALEVLAAVDEACAVLGDEAGRQQAADLRQQIEAMLGGQT; encoded by the coding sequence ATGGCGACTGCAACCGCTCAAGCCCTCGTCATCGCCAGCGCTGATGGCTTGCGTGCCCGCGTGGAAGGCGCGGCCGGCGCGGGCGCCGATTGGACCGCCAGCAACGACAAGGCTGCGCGACGGCTGCGCGGCTGGGCCGAACGCCATGAGCGGCTGGCCCGCTCGGACGACGCGGACAGCGAGCTGCTCGAGATCGGCCGCGAAATGGCGCACTGGCTCGATGATTCCGGCTGGCTGAGCGGCTGGCTGCGCCGTCCCGGAGCGCGCCGGCTGATCGTGCAATCGCCCGCGGTCGAGCACGACCTCGGGCGCCTGTTGCACGACGCCCCGTGGGAACTGCTGGCCGGGCCGGACGCCGGGTCCGGCCACTTGGCGGGCGACCCGCTGCGGCCTCTCGAGGTGGCACGCCGCCTCGGTGCCCCGGAGGACCCGCAGCAGCCCGTGCACGGCGATCTCTGCCTGCTGTTCATGGCGGCCGCGCCGCAGGGTGAAACGGTGCTCGACTTCGAGGCCGAGGAATCCAGCATCCTCGATGCCACCAGGAGCCTGCATCAACTGCTGCTGACCGTCGAGGAAAGCGGCTCGCTCGCCGGTCTGCAGCAGCGCCTGGGCGCCAGCGAAGGCGTCGCGCCGGACATCGTCCACCTCAGCTGCCACGGCGGCGTGGACGATGGGTTGCCCGTGGTGTACCTCGAAGACGAACGCGGCCAGCGGCAACCGGTGCCCGCGGCAGAACTCGCCGCGGCCTTGTCCGCGTCCGCCAGCGCGCAGTTGCGGCTGGTCGTTCTCTCCGCCTGTGGCACGGCGGCGCAGACCAGCGACGGCGAAGGGCGACGCAGCACGCTGGTGACCGACCTGATCTGCAGCGGCGTCGATCAGGTGCTCGGCTGGGACGGATCGGTGGCCGACCGCGACGCGACGCAGTTCGCCGCCGGGTTCTACAAGGCGCTGACCGCGCGGCACGATGTCGTGTCTGCCGCGGCCAAGGCACGGCTGCGGCTGCACCGCGAACATGCACAGGAACCACGCTGCGGCCGGCACTGGCACATGGCACGGGTCTACCTCGGGCCGCGTGGCGGGCAGCCGCTGCTCGCTCAGGGCGGGCAGCGGCGGGCGCTGCGCAGCGCCGTTGGCGAAGAGCATTTTCTCGACAAGGCACGCGCCGCGGTGCCGGTGGCGACGCGCAGCCACTTCGTCGGCCGGCGGCGCGCGATCCAGCAGGTGCTCGGCGCCTTCCAGGACGGCCGGGCGGTGCTGGTGCACGGCATGGGAAACCTCGGCAAGTCGAGCCTGGCCGCGCGCATCGCCCACGACCGCCTGCCGCAGCTCGCCTGTGTGGTGGTGTTCGGCCGCTACGACGCGCTGGAAGTCTGGGACCGCCTGCTGGACGCCTGCACGCCCGCCGAGCGGCCGCCATTCAGGGACCGCTGGCGCAGCCGGATCGCGGCCGACGAGCGAGAACTGGCCGACGCGCTCGACGACCTCCTCGCCGGCCCACTGGCCGCGCAGCCGGTGCTGCTGATCATCGATGACCTCGAGCGCGTGCTCGAGGAACCGCGGCCCGACCAGCCGAGCGTCCGGGTCCAGTCCGAGCGGCGGCCGATGCTCGCCGCGGTGCTCAGGGCCTTCGGTCGGCAGCAACGCAGCAAGCTGCTGCTGACCGGCCGCTACACCTTCAGCCTGCCCGACTCGAGTGGGCGCGATCTCGCTGCCGACCTAGTCCTCGTGCCGCTGCGCGCCATGGACGAGAGCGACCGCCGCAAGCAGCAGCGTGCGTTGCTGCGCGACTTGCCGGCGCGGCAGGTCGCGCGTCTCGACCCCGCCCTGCTGCAGCGCGCCGGCGAGCTGGCCGACGGCAACCCCGGACTGCAGGCGCTGCTCAGCCAGCCGGTGCTCGCCGGCGAGGCGCAGGCCGCCAAGCAGGCGTTTGCCATCATCGAGCACTACCAGCAGCGCGGCGTGCCGCCGACGGCGATCCAGAACGAACTGGCATCCGGCCACGCTGCCGACGAGCGAAACGCCGTGCTCGCCTTCTTCCGGCGGATGGCCTTCGACACCTACCGCAACGCGCTGAGCAGCCAACAGCTGCGCGCGCTGCAGGCCGGCTGCCTGTTCGCCAGCGGCTTGCCGCTGCCGCTGCCCGCGCTGCAAGCCGCTGCCGACGCCGCTGGCGTCCGCGATCCCGCCGCGGCCGTGCAGCGCCTGCTCGGGCTCGGCCTGCTCGACGACCACGGGCAACTGGCCGACATCGCGCACGCCGCCGTCAACCCGCTCGCCCGCCCGCTGGTCGATGCCATCCCGGACGACGACGCCCGGCACTGGGCGGCTGCCGCGCTGCCCACGCTCGCAGACGCGTGGATCGACGGCGACACCTTCCGCTGGCCGGTCGCCTTTGCCGCCGAGGCCTGGCGCCTGATCGAGCTGGCAGGGTCGCCGGCGCCGGCCCGGCTGATCGACGCCGCCACTGCCGTGCTCACCCGCCATCGCCACGAGCGGGGCGACCGGGCCCAGGCCATCCTCGATCAACTGGTCCTGCCGGCGCGGCAGGCGCTCGCTGCGCAAGGCCACGCCCCGTCCCGCCACTTCTGGTCTGCCGTCCATGACGTGGCGGAGCGCGCCGGCGACACCGGGTTGCGCATGGCGAGCGTCGCGGGACTCAAGAACCACGCCACCTCGCCCTTCGAGCGTGGTTCGGCGCTGCTGCGAGAAGCATGGGCCGCCCAGTCCAGCGGTGATCCCGACGGCGCCGATGGCTGCTTTGCGGAGGCGGCGGCGCTTTTCCGTTCCGCAGGTGCAGACCGGGATGTCGCGATTGCGCGCGGGGGCCAGGCCGACATCCTGCAGGCGCGCGGGCAGCTCGACGAGGCGCTGCGCATCCGGCTGGAAGAAGAGCTGCCGGTCTATGAAAAGCTCGGCGATGTGCGCTCGAAGGCGGTGACGCAGGGCCAGATTGCCGACATCCTGCAGGCGCGCGGGCAGCTCGACGAGGCGCTGCGCATCCGGCTGGAAGAAGAGCTGCCGGTCTATGAAAAGCTCGGCGATGTGCGCTCGAAGGCGGTGACGCAGGGCAAGATTGCCGACATCCTGCAGGCGCGCGGGCAGCTCGACGAGGCGCTGCGCATCCGGCTGGAAGAAGAGCTGCCGGTCTATGAAAAGCTCGGCGATGTGCGCTCGAAGGCGGTGACGCAGGGCCAGATTGCCGACATCCTGCAGGCGCGCGGGCAGCTCGACGAGGCGCTGCGCATCCGGCTGGAAGAACAGCTGCCGGTCTATGAAAAGCTCGGCGATGTGCGCTCGAAGGCGGTGACGCAGGGCCAGATTGCCGACATCCTGCAGGCGCGCGGGCAGCTCGACGAGGCGCTGCGCATCCGGCTGGAAGAACAGCTGCCGGTCTATGAAAAGCTCGGCGATGTGCGCTCGAAGGCGGTGACGCAGGGCCAGATTGCCGACATCCTGCAGGCGCGCGGGCAGCTCGACGAGGCGCTGCGCATCCGGCTGGAAGAACAGCTGCCGGTCTATGAAAAGCTCGGCGATGTGCGCTCGAAGGCGGTGACGCAGGGCCAGATTGCCGACATCCTGCAGGCGCGCGGGCAGCTCGACGAGGCGCTGCGCATCCGGCTGGAAGAAGAGCTGCCGGTCTATGAAAAGCTCGGCGATGTGCGCTCGAAGGCGGTGACGCAGGGCTACATTGCCGACATCCTGCAGGCGCGCGGGCAGCTCGACGAGGCGCTGCGCATCCGGCTGGAAGAAGAGCTGCCGGTCTATGAAAAGCTCGGCGATGTGCGCGAGAAGGCGGTGACGCAGGGCCAGATTGCCGACATCCTGCAGGCGCGCGGGCAGCTCGACGAGGCGCTGCGCATCCGGCTGGAAGAACAGCTGCCGGTCTATGAAAAGCTCGGCGATGTGCGCGAGAAGGCGGTGACGCAGGGCCAGATTGCCGACATCCTGCAGGCGCGCGGGCAGCTCGACGAGGCGCTGCGCATCCGGCTGGAAGAACAGCTGCCGGTCTATGAAAAGCTCGGCGATGTGCGCGAGAAGGCGGTGACGCAGGGCCAGATTGCCGACATCCTGCAGGCGCGCGGGCAGCTCGACGAGGCGCTGCGCATCCGGCTGGAAGAACAGCTGCCGGTCTATGAAAAGCTCGGCGATGTGCGCTCGAAGGCGGTGACGCAGGGCAAGATTGCCGACATCCTGCAGGCGCGCGGGCAGCTCGACGAGGCGCTGCGCATCCGGCTGGAAGAACAGCTGCCGGTCTATGAAAAGCTCGGCGATGTGCGCGAGAAGGCGGTGACGCAGGGCAGGATTGCCGACATCCTGCAGGCGCGCGGGCAGCTCGACGAGGCGCTGCGCATCCGGCTGGAAGAAGAGCTGCCGGTCTATGAAAAGCTCGGCGATGTGCGCGGGAAGGCGGTGACGCAGGGCCAGATTGCCGACATCCTGCAGGCGCGCGGGCAGCTCGACGAGGCGCTGCGCATCCGGCTGGAAGAAGAGCTGCCGGTCTATGAAAAGCTCGGCGATGTGCGCGGGAAATCGGTAGCGCAGTTCCAGATCGCTTCATTGCGTCTGGAGAGGAACGAGCAGCAGACGGAGGAAGGTTTCCTCGCCATTTTCGAGAGCCTCCGCCAAGCCTACGACATCGCTGCGCAGATGCGCATTGCCGACGGGATCTCGGCCGTCGGGCCGCTCTATGCGCAGTTTCTGGCAGCGGCGCGGGCTTTCACGCCGGCGCTCGAGGTGCTGGCGGCGGTGGACGAAGCCTGTGCGGTGCTCGGCGACGAGGCCGGGCGGCAGCAGGCGGCTGATCTGCGGCAGCAGATCGAGGCGATGTTGGGCGGGCAGACCTGA